In Luteibacter mycovicinus, a genomic segment contains:
- a CDS encoding catecholate siderophore receptor Fiu: MAFIKSRKHAAPAARTVGAAVLLSLAHGAIASDASVDVAPPQQAKVNDAQALPGMQVEADRSSDYRVDKVSSPKFTQSLLDTTQTVQVINRELIQQQGATTLTEALRNSPGVGTFYVGENGSTNTGDSIYMRGFDTSGSIFVDGVRDLGTVSRDVFNIEQVEVTKGPDGTEYGRTAPTGAVNLVTKQPVLGNGVSGSVQMGSGQRRRGTADLNQQMGDTGAFRLNVMDQKSHVAGRDRIENNRWGIAPSLAFGLGTPTRVYIDYLHIKQNNVPDGGVPTIGLPGYTSPDTRAFLTSAGKVDEDNYYGTNQDHDHDTQDMFTVIVEHDFSDKVALHNTSRWGRTTQDYLLTSFMGSTANLLTPNATDPSTWTLARSTPTFKHQTNRIATNQTNLTATIESGAVTQDISTGIELTNEEARTIGMGARAGSTWPAANLYKPYSNVGGLRYGETGASSGGKTNTAAAYVFDTVKFGESWQVNAGVRFDHYKTDFSSLVVCGGRGGPVCGALPTGSVLPGVDTSKSDNLVNYKVGVLYKPAANGSIYVNFAQSQEPPGGNTLTLSSSANSADNPNFDPQKARTAEIGTKWDLLDSKLLLTGALYRTTVTNELVQDPTDLLYYQIGKKRVQGIEISALGKLTENWAISAGFTTMDATVEKGANVTQNGSDDLAYTPKKAFTSWTTYHLPFNLTIGGGARYSGELQRGTDGAVGTPQYTKAYWVFDAMASYPINRNFDLQLNVYNLFDKNYVAAINKSGYRYTPGTPRSAMLTANVRF, from the coding sequence ATGGCCTTCATCAAGAGCCGCAAGCACGCCGCTCCCGCCGCACGAACCGTCGGCGCCGCCGTTCTCCTCTCGCTCGCCCATGGCGCCATCGCCAGCGACGCTTCCGTGGATGTCGCCCCGCCGCAGCAGGCCAAGGTCAACGACGCCCAGGCGCTTCCCGGCATGCAGGTCGAGGCGGATCGTTCCAGCGACTACCGCGTGGACAAGGTCTCGTCGCCGAAATTCACCCAGTCGTTGCTGGATACGACGCAGACCGTGCAGGTGATCAACCGCGAGCTGATCCAGCAGCAGGGCGCCACCACGCTGACCGAAGCGCTGCGCAACAGTCCGGGCGTGGGCACGTTCTACGTCGGCGAGAACGGCTCGACCAATACGGGCGATTCGATCTACATGCGTGGCTTCGATACGTCGGGCAGCATCTTCGTCGACGGCGTGCGCGACCTCGGCACCGTGTCGCGCGACGTGTTCAATATCGAACAGGTCGAAGTCACCAAGGGTCCGGACGGCACGGAATACGGCCGTACGGCGCCGACCGGTGCGGTGAATCTGGTCACCAAGCAGCCCGTACTCGGTAACGGCGTGTCCGGCTCCGTGCAGATGGGCAGCGGCCAGCGTCGGCGTGGCACGGCCGACCTGAACCAGCAGATGGGCGATACCGGCGCGTTCCGCCTGAACGTCATGGACCAGAAGAGCCACGTGGCGGGTCGCGACCGGATCGAAAACAACCGCTGGGGTATCGCTCCGTCGCTGGCCTTCGGCCTCGGCACCCCCACGCGCGTATACATCGATTACCTGCACATCAAGCAGAACAACGTTCCCGATGGCGGCGTCCCGACCATCGGCCTGCCCGGTTATACCTCGCCCGATACCCGCGCTTTCCTCACCAGCGCCGGCAAGGTCGACGAGGACAATTACTACGGTACCAATCAGGACCATGACCATGACACGCAGGACATGTTCACGGTCATCGTCGAGCACGACTTCAGCGACAAGGTCGCGCTGCACAATACGTCACGCTGGGGCCGCACGACGCAGGATTATCTGCTGACCTCCTTCATGGGTTCGACCGCCAACCTGCTCACGCCGAACGCGACCGATCCCTCGACCTGGACGCTGGCTCGCAGCACACCGACGTTCAAGCACCAGACCAACCGTATCGCGACCAATCAGACCAACCTGACGGCGACGATCGAATCCGGCGCGGTGACACAGGACATCAGCACGGGCATCGAGCTCACCAACGAGGAAGCCCGCACGATCGGCATGGGCGCCCGCGCGGGAAGCACATGGCCCGCGGCGAACCTGTATAAGCCGTATTCGAACGTCGGTGGCCTTCGCTATGGCGAAACGGGCGCCTCGTCCGGCGGCAAGACCAACACCGCCGCAGCGTATGTCTTTGACACCGTGAAGTTCGGCGAAAGCTGGCAGGTCAACGCAGGCGTCCGCTTCGATCACTACAAGACCGACTTCAGCAGTCTCGTGGTCTGTGGCGGTCGTGGCGGCCCGGTCTGCGGTGCCCTGCCCACCGGCAGTGTCTTGCCGGGCGTCGACACCAGCAAGAGCGACAACCTGGTCAACTACAAGGTCGGTGTGCTCTACAAGCCCGCCGCCAATGGCAGCATCTACGTCAACTTCGCCCAGTCCCAGGAGCCGCCGGGTGGCAACACCCTCACGCTGTCTTCGTCGGCGAACAGTGCGGACAACCCGAACTTCGATCCGCAGAAGGCGCGCACCGCCGAGATCGGCACGAAGTGGGATCTGCTCGACTCGAAGCTGCTGTTGACCGGCGCGCTTTATCGCACCACCGTCACCAACGAACTGGTGCAGGATCCGACCGACCTGCTGTATTACCAGATCGGCAAGAAGCGCGTGCAGGGCATCGAGATCTCCGCCCTCGGCAAGCTGACCGAGAACTGGGCGATCAGTGCCGGCTTCACGACCATGGACGCCACCGTCGAGAAGGGTGCCAACGTCACCCAGAACGGTTCGGACGATCTGGCGTATACCCCGAAGAAAGCCTTCACCTCGTGGACCACCTACCACCTGCCCTTCAACCTGACGATCGGCGGCGGTGCGCGTTACTCCGGCGAACTGCAGCGCGGCACGGACGGTGCGGTCGGCACGCCGCAATACACCAAGGCCTACTGGGTGTTCGACGCGATGGCCAGCTACCCGATCAACCGCAACTTCGATCTGCAGCTGAACGTGTACAACCTGTTCGACAAGAACTACGTCGCGGCGATCAACAAGAGCGGCTACCGCTACACTCCGGGTACACCGCGCTCGGCGATGCTCACCGCCAACGTCCGCTTCTGA
- a CDS encoding ABC transporter permease — MTSPLSLHAGDIALASLLLVVDAALSIALRLRFHRALIVASVRMAVQLVAVGYLLRYVFAEHSPWLTAVLVLAMSLVAVREVAVRPVRRLRGGNVVVALPHVLGVVLITACFALLTAIRPQPWYDPRYAIPLVGILLGSILNAASIALAGVLDNVRHQRDAIEAQLMLGATFRTAGAPLLRRSIRAAMVPVINQMAAAGVITLPGTMTGQLLAGADPVDAVKYQILLLILLTGASCLAAVGTAYGAMARLHDDRMRLRLDRLG; from the coding sequence ATGACGTCGCCTCTCTCACTGCATGCCGGCGATATCGCCCTGGCCTCCCTCCTGCTCGTCGTGGACGCGGCCTTGTCCATCGCGTTGCGCCTGCGCTTTCATCGCGCGCTGATCGTCGCCTCCGTGCGTATGGCCGTCCAGCTCGTAGCCGTCGGTTACCTGCTGCGCTATGTGTTCGCGGAACACTCGCCCTGGCTTACCGCGGTGCTGGTGCTGGCGATGTCACTCGTCGCGGTCCGGGAAGTGGCCGTACGACCGGTACGGCGTCTCCGCGGCGGCAACGTCGTGGTCGCCTTGCCTCACGTGCTCGGCGTGGTCCTGATCACCGCGTGCTTCGCCCTGCTCACCGCGATTCGTCCGCAGCCGTGGTACGACCCGCGCTACGCGATTCCACTGGTGGGGATACTGCTCGGCAGCATCCTCAATGCGGCAAGCATCGCGCTGGCCGGGGTACTGGACAACGTCCGCCATCAGCGCGACGCGATCGAGGCGCAGCTGATGCTTGGGGCCACGTTTCGCACCGCCGGCGCACCGCTGCTGCGACGATCGATCCGCGCGGCCATGGTGCCGGTGATCAACCAGATGGCCGCGGCGGGCGTCATCACCCTGCCCGGGACGATGACCGGTCAGCTGCTGGCCGGTGCCGATCCGGTGGATGCGGTGAAATACCAGATTCTGCTGCTGATCCTGTTAACGGGAGCCAGTTGCCTTGCCGCGGTGGGTACCGCCTATGGAGCGATGGCGCGACTCCATGACGACAGGATGCGGCTTCGCCTCGATCGACTTGGCTAA
- a CDS encoding ABC transporter ATP-binding protein: MSLFVEGLRSVHAGPFSFEVPTGQCLAITGASGSGKTLLLRMLADLDPHEGAVSFEGVERASLPAAEWRRRAGLVPARSGWWADNVSDHFPAGADATYRRLAAELFLPERLFERPIEEASTGERQRLALIRALVAEPRLLLLDEPTASLDPASTRAVETVISRRMAGGATVIWVTHDAAQAARVGDHALKMQIGGVLTA, from the coding sequence ATGAGCTTATTCGTCGAAGGCTTGCGTAGCGTGCACGCTGGCCCCTTCTCTTTCGAGGTGCCGACCGGGCAGTGCCTCGCCATCACCGGCGCCTCGGGGTCGGGAAAAACGCTGCTGTTGCGCATGCTCGCCGACCTCGACCCTCACGAGGGCGCGGTCAGCTTCGAGGGGGTCGAACGGGCGTCGCTGCCGGCGGCGGAGTGGCGGCGGCGAGCGGGATTGGTACCGGCTCGCAGCGGATGGTGGGCCGACAACGTGAGCGACCACTTTCCCGCTGGCGCTGATGCGACTTACCGCCGCCTGGCTGCGGAGCTGTTCCTGCCCGAGCGCCTGTTCGAACGCCCCATCGAGGAGGCATCCACCGGCGAGCGCCAGCGCCTCGCCCTGATCCGTGCACTGGTGGCCGAGCCGCGCTTGCTCCTTCTCGACGAACCCACCGCATCCCTCGACCCCGCGTCCACCCGGGCGGTGGAAACCGTCATCTCGCGACGGATGGCCGGTGGGGCTACAGTGATCTGGGTCACCCACGACGCCGCGCAGGCGGCACGCGTGGGCGACCACGCGTTGAAAATGCAGATCGGCGGAGTGCTCACCGCATGA
- a CDS encoding response regulator — MNIIVVEDDARLGAAIKRALEHLAYTVTWLRTGAEGLEALRSQSVDLVLLDLGLPEKDGIEVITEARRLKVKTPILVMTARDSVESRVRGLDAGADDYMTKPFHLDELAARIRSLARRAQGLADNQLDAGALSLNLSTLEVTFQERRVELTRREFALLRILMERHGKIVRRESIESSVYGMESDVSPNALEVLVHSLRRKLSPEAIQTVRGFGYMVPRDLT, encoded by the coding sequence GTGAACATCATCGTGGTCGAGGACGACGCACGGCTCGGCGCAGCCATCAAGCGCGCGCTGGAGCATCTGGCGTATACGGTCACGTGGCTGCGCACAGGCGCCGAAGGCCTGGAGGCGCTGCGCAGCCAGTCCGTCGATCTGGTCCTGCTCGACCTCGGGCTGCCGGAAAAAGACGGCATCGAGGTGATCACCGAGGCCCGCCGGCTGAAGGTAAAGACGCCTATTCTCGTCATGACCGCGCGTGACAGCGTGGAATCGCGCGTGCGCGGGCTGGACGCGGGCGCCGACGACTACATGACCAAGCCGTTCCATCTCGACGAGCTGGCCGCACGGATCCGTTCGCTGGCGCGGCGCGCGCAGGGCCTCGCGGACAATCAGCTTGACGCGGGTGCGTTGTCGCTCAACCTGAGCACGCTCGAGGTCACCTTTCAGGAGCGTCGTGTCGAACTCACCCGCCGCGAGTTCGCCCTGCTGCGCATCCTGATGGAGCGGCACGGCAAGATCGTCCGCCGGGAATCGATCGAGAGTTCGGTCTACGGGATGGAGTCGGACGTCAGCCCCAATGCGCTGGAAGTGCTTGTGCATTCACTGCGGCGGAAACTCAGCCCCGAGGCGATCCAGACCGTGCGTGGGTTTGGCTACATGGTGCCGCGAGACCTGACGTGA